Genomic DNA from Brenneria izadpanahii:
CGCAGGTGAAGGCCCGACGCCAGCTCTGCTCCTCATTTTGCTGTTGTTCGGACGGCAACAGCGCCGGCCACGCCTGATGCAGCAACGTTAATGCCTGCTCCGCCGGCTCCAGTCTGACAAACCCCCAGTCAAATTCGGCCAGCCGCTGATTGATGCGATCTTCCAGCTCGCCCAGCGTCAGGCTGGCGGCCAGGGGATAACGGCGGGCAAAATGCTTGCCGGTCAGCCGCAGAAAGGCGCAGGCGTCGGCTTCATCCGCATCGGCAAAAATGCCGGAAAAAACGACCTGTAACAGATCCTGCCAGCCAGGCTTTTGCTGCCTGTACTGATAATACTCAAGCTGCTGCGCCACCGGGTCATACGCTTGCATAGTTATTTTCCATCCAGTAAGTACCTGAAATAGACTAAAGCCGTACTTTCGGAGTAATCCCCGAAGGTATCGTAGCCGGCCTGCCCGCCTATTATCATGTTTTTATTGAGTTTATAGTTTCCCTCGGCTTTCAAGTTATAGCCGATTCCGCTCTGGCTTTGACCGGGATACCAGGCTTCCGAGCCATAGCCTGCGGCCACCAGTCCTTCCAGTTCGGACTGCAGCGCCGGATTATTGGGGAAATACGCGCTCTCTTTCTGAGAGTATGATTGATAACCGACAGCTCCGCTGAGTTTATAACTCCAGTTATCATACTGCTGGCTGTATTCCACCGGGAACGACACGCTGACGTAATCCTGCGGGCTGAAGTAACCGCCCTGACCGTAGCTGAAGTAGCTCAGGTTTTTGGAGAAGTCCATATAGCTGACGTTGACGCCCAGCTTGAGTTCGCGATCGTCGTAGCGGTAAGGGCGGATATACACTCCTGATGAGGTGGTCAGCCCTTTGTTGCTGGCGACGTTATCGCCGAGGTAGCTGTAATAGCCCAATCCGGTGTAGAACCCGGCGTCGCCGTTGTCATAGCCGAGGTTGACGCTGCCGCCGTTGCGCGTGACGGCGCCCCATTTTTTCCCGCTGAACCTGTCACGCGCGCCGACATACGACAGCAGGCTATCGGTCACCGGACGCCGCTCGGCGTTCAGGGTGAGCGTGGTATAGTCGCTCAGCTTCGGCGACCACTGCGCGCCGCCCACCAGCGAGCTCATATCCTGGCCCAGCGGCGTGGTGCCGATATCCGCTTTATAGCTGTCGCCGGCCAACGCCAGATTCAACTCAACGCCGTTAGCCCTTTGCGCGCCGGGCGATGCGGCGTTGAAATCGTTGGGTCCGAACGTTTGCGCCGTGGTGACGTTACTGTCAGCCAGCTGTTTAGCTATATAGGCCTCGCTCGCCGCGCTTGTCGCCGCCAGACACTCAGAGGAGGTGGAACTGACCGCGCAAACCGTATCCTGGTTGCTCTTTAGCGTCTGGTAGTTGGTATCCGCGGTTACGGCGGCCTGAGCGGATTCCGTCGCCGCCTGCGCAGAAGCCGCGGTTGCCGCCTCCGCCAACTGCGCTTGCTGCAACGCGCCGGTTCCGAAGCGGTTGCTGGTGGTGCCGGTCGGCGTACCGGCATTCAACGTCAGCGGCGTAACGGTAAAACTCAGGCGCGAGGTATCGAAGGGCACGCCGGACAGACTAAGCGGCGCTTTGGCCTCGGTCAGTTTGCTCAGGCCGCTCTCCCCGTCGCGTCCGCGCACGCTGACGTTGCCCTGCGCCCAGCTGGCCTCGCGTCCCTGCACTTCGTCCAACAGGCGATCGACTTCGCGCAGCGTTGAACTCTCCGTGCCGGCCGCCGCGGTCTGCGCCGCGCCGGTCGTCAGATCGTAGCGGTTTTCCGCCTGACGCGGCGACAGCTGCCAGGGAAGAACCTGACCGTAAGCCGATGGACTGCGGCTGGTACGAGTCTGCTGGTTGATAAACGGGTTGTCGGTGATGGGCAAACCGGCGATGGTCGCGTTGCTGTCGGCGCCCTCCAGGCCGATCATCTTCCCTTTGGCCGAACGCAGCAGCGCCAACGCCTGCTGACGATCGCCTTCCGCCTGCGCCACCCTCGCCGCCAGCAACAGACGTTCCGGCGTGCGCGGTCCGCTCATGCCGGCCATCAGCGTTTTCGCCCGCGCCACATCGCCAGTGGCCAGCGCGACATTCACCGCGCCTTCGCGCGCCTGCTGATTCTGCCCGTCGCGCCGCAGCAGGTAGTCGTATACCTGACCGGCCTCCCGATTCATTTTGCCGGACTGATACAGGCGGCCCATTGCCAGCATCAGATCATCGTTCTGGGGATCCTGCTGCAGGGCCACAATCAGTTTATCGTACGCAACGGCGTATTGCCCTTGCTCGCGCAGCCTGTCCGCTTCGTTAATGACGGAGCCGGTGCGCAGCCGGCTGATATCCACCGGCGAGCTGCGGCTCTGGATGGCGGGATCGTTCAGCCAGGCGTCGGCTTCCGCCGTCAGGCCCGCCTGATTCAGCACGTTAAGCTGGGCGGCATAATCGCCGGCGTTGCCCTGCACGCCGCGCTGCATATTTTGCCGCACCAGCCGCACCGCGCCGGCGCTGTCGCCGGCCTGCTGCAACGCCAGCGCCAGATTGCCGAGATCCGCCGGCGCGGCGGGCGGCGTTTCGGCCAATTGATGCAACAGCGCGGCGGCGGCCGGCCGGTTGCCCTGCTGCAAGTAACGGCGGGCCTGCTCCATCTGCTGGTTGAATTCCACCCGCCGGGCCAACGACGCCATTTCTCTGGAGCGCCGGGCCGGCGCGATACGCGCCATCAGCGCGCCGGCTTCCGCCCAGCGTTCATTATCGGCGGCGAACAAGGCGGCCACATACAGATTTTCGCTGGAGGCGCCCGGCTGCGCGAGCGGCGCCACGGTCGACTGAGCCTGCGCATCGTTGCCCTTCTGCTGCAGAATACGGGCGATATCCAGCCGCACCCAGGGATTGGCGGGCTGCCTTTGCTGCGCCTGTTGCAGCAGCGTCAGCGCGCGTTCGGCGTTGCCGGCCTGAAGCGCCAGCGCGGCGTCGCGGCGCAGAGGCTCGACGCTGGCGACGCCCGAAGAGCTTTGCGGCCGCAAACCGGCAGGCAGGCTTTGCAGCACCTGCTGCGCTTCCGCCGTTTTCTTCTGCTCCTGCAGGCTATAGTACAAACCGAGGCGCGCATCGTTGTTATCCGACGCGCCGGCGAGGATATTGCGGTATGCCTGCTCCGCCGCGGCCGCATCCCCTTTGCGCCGCAGCAGATCGGCTCGAAACAGCTGGGCGGCGAGGCCTCGTTCGCCGCTTTGCTGGCTGAGCGGCGCGCTAAGAGCCAGCGCTTCATCCAACGCGCCGCCGGCCGCGGTCTGTTTCGCCCGGTTGAGATCGGCATAAAAGCGCGCGTCCTGCGCCAGCGCCACCCAACGTTCACGATTCGCTCCGCCGATGTTTATCGCCTGGTTAAGATAGTTCTCCGCCCCGATGAAATCTTCGTTGCGCAGCGCGATAAAGCCCAGCCCGGCCAGCGCGTCGGCATCCTGCGGCTTCTGCGCCAGCAGCGCTTCGAACTGGCTTTTCGCCGCGCTCAGATCGCCGCGCTGCAGCGCATCGTATCCTTGACCGAGGCCGGCCCCCGCTAAATTACTTTCATAATGGGCCAGAACTTCCGTATCGCCGGGATTACGCTGCTGATAGCCGCGATAGAGCGATTCGTCGCCGGCCTGCGGCGTCATCCACAGCAGAGCCTGCTTCAAGGCGGGATCGGCCCCGCTGACGTTCTGCGCCGCCAGCGCGGCTAAACGGTTGACCCCGTCGCGCCGGGTCGTTTCGTCATAGGTCAGAATACGCGCCAACGCGAGCTGGGCCGATCTGTCGTCGGGATGCGCGGCCAGCCGGCGCTGCAAACCGCTGATGGCCTCAGGGCGCGAAGCGGGAAGACCGGCCATCGTCTGATAATATTCGACCGCCAGACTATCAAGCGGCTGATCCCCTTTAAACAGAGCGCGATAGCTATCGAGAGCGCTGGCGAGATTGCCCTGGACCGCCAGTTGTCGGGCTCTGGCCAGTTGCGCGGGGGTATCGACGTCAGGGCGCGCGCTTTATCCAAATCGTCCAACCGGCTGTCGCCCGGCGACAAGGCGGCTAGTTTCTGACGCCAGGACTGCGCGGCGGCGCTATCGTTGTTTTGCTGGGCATACAGCGCCAGCAGGTACAGCGCATCAACGTTGTTCGGCTCGACTTCCAGAACCTTATGTAAAGCCTCATTGGCCAGATCGCTATGGGTCTTTTCATGCCAATATGCGGCCTGATCCAGCAGCGCTTTGATCGCCGGACTGTTCTGCGCGGCCACGGTCATGACCGGCAGCATGATCATGCCTGCCATCATCAGATAACGCGTTTTCCACCTCATTTTCTGCTTCGCTTTCATCATTGCTGGTACCTGCGCGTAGGCTGATTAAACAGGCCGATCGGGCGTATTGTTTTGATTTGATCGGGACAGGCGCTGTTGCGCATGGCGGCTCAGCAGCCGGTACAGCGGAAGACCTATCAATACGGAGATCAGTACGGCAAGCAGCGACAGGAGCACCACGTGCTGGTTGGCATACCAGATAACCATCAGATACCAGGGCATTTGTCCGCTGGGGTACTGCGGGCTGACGCTGAAACTCTTCACGTTGCCATCAGACGTGATCACCGCCATATCTCCGCGGATAGCGGCGTTGATTCTCTTCGAATTCAGATCGCTATCTATCTGTCCGAGTTGCTCATCGTTGCTGCCGGTGGCCACCACCACCAGGCGATTCCGTCCCCATGGCGACGGAAAGCTGAGAAAACCGCGCCAAGCGCCGATCGAGGAGAGATAACGGTCGGCGGCCAGATATTGCTGGGTCCACTGGCCGGATAGATAGCGCAAGAGCTTGTCCTGGATAGACGGCGTTTTCAGAGAAAGGCGCGCGTCGTCAAAATCATAAGGAGAGCGGCTCAGTAGCTGACGCATCAGCGCGCGCTGGGTTAATGGCGCGACGACCAGCACATCGCTGTCGGCCAGCGCGGAGATATGCTCCGGCAGCCCCAGGTTCACCTGCACATGGCCGATCGCCACGCCGGTTGCGCTGCCGGCGCGCGCGACAAGATTGAGCAGCGCCCCGATCTCCGTCGCGCCCGGCTCTCCGGCCAACACGATCCGCGTTTGAGAAAAGTCGGCCATTTTACTAAACGGGAAAGCCGCCCCGACGTAGTACGACAGGTTGGGCAGCATGGAAAAGTGGTGGGAACCGCTCAGGTCTATCGAAGAGTTGCCGTCTATCGAGCTTTTAATGTTGTCGCTGCTCAGCATCTCGCACGGCGTGCCGGGCTTTGGCTTGATGTTGTGGTATAGAGCCATCTGGTTGTCGCCGTAAATCAGGTACGGCGCCAATTCCAGCTTATAGCTTTCCTGACGGGTATCGCCGCCCAGCCGGCGCCAGGCCGACTCCAGCAGACCGATTTTATTGACCGACAGGTTGCGTAAAAAGGTGCCGTTCAGCGAAACGTTCAGCAGTGACGCATCTTCATCGATCCAGCTTCCGGTCGGGAAACGGTAATTGATGCGCGCCGGAATATTTTGCCCGTCCCACATGAACAGATCGGGCGCGGCGCGAAAATTGATGTGGATACTGTCGTGGTATATCCCCTCGGCGATCAGATCGCTCGGCTGGCTGACCAACTCGCGAAAGGTAACCGGCCGTTCGGTATTGATCCAGCGCGGCGCGTCGTAAGGCTGGCGCGACGGGATGCTCTGATTCTGCACCAGCAGACGATCCTGACCGGAAGGCAACTGCGCGCTAGTCAGCCGGTAAGCCGCCTGCCGCAACTCTTCCCCGTCGCGGCCGGTAACCAACAGCAGTTTATAAATCGGATTAATCGGGTTATCGATAACCTGGAGCGACGGCCCTTCGCTGGCCGGGATGTTCAGACCGGCGACGTTTTCCCCCGGCATGGCGAAGATAATGGCGTTATTTTCCGGCAGCGTGTCCTGATAAACCGGGAAGTAAATATCGCGATAGTTGGCGCGGATGCCGAAGAAAGAAGCGACGATCGTCGCGGCGGTAATGGTCTGCGAGGAGGGACGGCTGCCGAACACCACCGGAATAGCGCTTTTGCCCATGACCATCGGATCGAAGAACGGGCGCGGGAAATAGCCCAGATCTTTACCGGCATTCAGCAACTGGTTGGTCATCTCAATGCGGGTTTCCGGCAGGATACTGACCTGACGGCGGCTTACGTCGCCGGTTTCGCACAGCAAATCGGCATGATTATGAATGCTGAAATTGAGATTGTTATTGCTGACCACCAGCGCCGCCGGAATATCCAGTTCGTAGGCGTTCGGCGCGGATGAGGATTTGGCCAGCGGGACGCTGCCCAACGGCTGGCCGTTGAGCATCAGGGACAGTTGATTCCCCTCATCCGCTAATGAAGAGTCGGCTTTGAACACCAGATAGAGTTTGGCCTGCGTCACCACCTGGCCGTGGGGCAAGGTGAAGCGGATGCCGGACTGCATCTGCCCGCCGCTTAAGGTGAGCCCGTCTCTTTGGCCCATATCGGCAATGCTAATCGTATAGCTATCGATCTGGCTTAGCCGTTCCGCGCTTGCGCCGTCGTTGCTCGTCGAGGCCGGGGCAGGCAGGATCGTCGGCACGGCTGGATCGGCGTTCTGCGGCAAACCGTCCGGCTGCGATGGCGTTTGCGGGTTCGTCGGCGGGCTGTTAAACGGAGGCAGCGCCGGAAAATCAGGCGGCAAGGTCGGCGCGGTCGCCGAGGTTAACGCGGGCAACAGCATTGCGGCGAACAGACCGCCCACGGTCAGCAGCGCGCGGCGGCGCGATGGCCGCAGTCCGGCGCGCGGTAGTCGATACCCCATCATGCCGCGTCCCCCTGTACATCGCTTTTCTCCGCCGGGCTGGACGGAGCTTTAGGGTGTTTGTTGCCGCGAATGGCGTACCAAAACAGTTCCAACACGCAGCGAATAATCCCCAGCAGCGATTTGAGCGGGTTATCCTGCGGATAAGGAGGATTGAGCCAGGCGTCGGCACGGGTCAGCACGACGCGCACCAGTTCACGCCGTTTCGACAGCGGCATATCCTCGAACTCCAGCCGCAGGATCTCGTCAGTGGCGTCGATAACCTGCACCGGTATACAGACGGCGCCGGACTGCAACAGCAGTTCCACCTCTTCGATAGTGTCGGTCTTATAGCGTTCGTCGGGCGTAACCAGCTGAACGCCGCCCATGGAAAGGTTCAGCGTGCGCGTGCGCAGCGAGATGCCGCTGGCGAAATGGATAATGGCCGGGATTTCGACATCGAGCCGAATGGTCTGCCGCACCTGACGGGTTTCGCGCGCAACGGCGATAGCGGCCAGCAGGATCAGCACATTGAAGCTGGCCCAGAACACGTTGAGGAAAATAACCTGCGGATTCATGCCGATATAGTGATCCATCAGGGTACGCGCGCTCCCCCAGATAATCCCCAGAATCAGCAGAATGGTGACGATAATGTGCGGCCGCACGATATTGAAATCGAAGTAGCCCTCTTCCAGCAGCCGCCCTTTATCGGTGACGTTGAATTTGCCGCGTTTGGGGGAAAACAGCGTAACCAGCGTCGGAATAATGATATGGAACATGATCACCGTGTCGTATATTTCGCCCCAGAACGAGTAGCGATGGCGTCCGTTGATACGCGAGTTGGCGTAGATCGACAGCGCCAGATGCGGCAGAACATAGGCGAAAATCATGGATGCGGATGAGGCGATGATATTCTGGTTAAACAGCAGATAGGCCAAAGGGGCGGTAACGAATACCAGGCGCGGCAACCCATACTGAAAATAGAGCATGGAGTTGAGATAACAGATACGCTGCTGCCATTTCAGTCCCCGGCCCAGCAGCGGGTTATCCACCCGGAAGATCTGCGTCATGCCTCGCGCCCAACGGGTGCGTTGAATGATATGCAGCGCCAGGCGTTCCGTCGCCAGCCCGGCGGCGAGCGGAATGGCCAGGAACGCGGCGTGCCAGCCGCGGCGCTGCAGCTTGAGCGAAGTGTGGGCGTCTTCGGTGACCGTTTCGACCGCGAATCCGCCTATTTCTTCCAGCGCGCTGCGGCGAATGACCGCGCACGAGCCGCTGAACGAAGTGGCGTCCCAGTTATCGTTGCCCTGCTGAATCGGGCCAT
This window encodes:
- a CDS encoding cellulose biosynthesis protein BcsC codes for the protein MAGLPASRPEAISGLQRRLAAHPDDRSAQLALARILTYDETTRRDGVNRLAALAAQNVSGADPALKQALLWMTPQAGDESLYRGYQQRNPGDTEVLAHYESNLAGAGLGQGYDALQRGDLSAAKSQFEALLAQKPQDADALAGLGFIALRNEDFIGAENYLNQAINIGGANRERWVALAQDARFYADLNRAKQTAAGGALDEALALSAPLSQQSGERGLAAQLFRADLLRRKGDAAAAEQAYRNILAGASDNNDARLGLYYSLQEQKKTAEAQQVLQSLPAGLRPQSSSGVASVEPLRRDAALALQAGNAERALTLLQQAQQRQPANPWVRLDIARILQQKGNDAQAQSTVAPLAQPGASSENLYVAALFAADNERWAEAGALMARIAPARRSREMASLARRVEFNQQMEQARRYLQQGNRPAAAALLHQLAETPPAAPADLGNLALALQQAGDSAGAVRLVRQNMQRGVQGNAGDYAAQLNVLNQAGLTAEADAWLNDPAIQSRSSPVDISRLRTGSVINEADRLREQGQYAVAYDKLIVALQQDPQNDDLMLAMGRLYQSGKMNREAGQVYDYLLRRDGQNQQAREGAVNVALATGDVARAKTLMAGMSGPRTPERLLLAARVAQAEGDRQQALALLRSAKGKMIGLEGADSNATIAGLPITDNPFINQQTRTSRSPSAYGQVLPWQLSPRQAENRYDLTTGAAQTAAAGTESSTLREVDRLLDEVQGREASWAQGNVSVRGRDGESGLSKLTEAKAPLSLSGVPFDTSRLSFTVTPLTLNAGTPTGTTSNRFGTGALQQAQLAEAATAASAQAATESAQAAVTADTNYQTLKSNQDTVCAVSSTSSECLAATSAASEAYIAKQLADSNVTTAQTFGPNDFNAASPGAQRANGVELNLALAGDSYKADIGTTPLGQDMSSLVGGAQWSPKLSDYTTLTLNAERRPVTDSLLSYVGARDRFSGKKWGAVTRNGGSVNLGYDNGDAGFYTGLGYYSYLGDNVASNKGLTTSSGVYIRPYRYDDRELKLGVNVSYMDFSKNLSYFSYGQGGYFSPQDYVSVSFPVEYSQQYDNWSYKLSGAVGYQSYSQKESAYFPNNPALQSELEGLVAAGYGSEAWYPGQSQSGIGYNLKAEGNYKLNKNMIIGGQAGYDTFGDYSESTALVYFRYLLDGK
- the bcsB gene encoding cellulose biosynthesis cyclic di-GMP-binding regulatory protein BcsB; its protein translation is MMGYRLPRAGLRPSRRRALLTVGGLFAAMLLPALTSATAPTLPPDFPALPPFNSPPTNPQTPSQPDGLPQNADPAVPTILPAPASTSNDGASAERLSQIDSYTISIADMGQRDGLTLSGGQMQSGIRFTLPHGQVVTQAKLYLVFKADSSLADEGNQLSLMLNGQPLGSVPLAKSSSAPNAYELDIPAALVVSNNNLNFSIHNHADLLCETGDVSRRQVSILPETRIEMTNQLLNAGKDLGYFPRPFFDPMVMGKSAIPVVFGSRPSSQTITAATIVASFFGIRANYRDIYFPVYQDTLPENNAIIFAMPGENVAGLNIPASEGPSLQVIDNPINPIYKLLLVTGRDGEELRQAAYRLTSAQLPSGQDRLLVQNQSIPSRQPYDAPRWINTERPVTFRELVSQPSDLIAEGIYHDSIHINFRAAPDLFMWDGQNIPARINYRFPTGSWIDEDASLLNVSLNGTFLRNLSVNKIGLLESAWRRLGGDTRQESYKLELAPYLIYGDNQMALYHNIKPKPGTPCEMLSSDNIKSSIDGNSSIDLSGSHHFSMLPNLSYYVGAAFPFSKMADFSQTRIVLAGEPGATEIGALLNLVARAGSATGVAIGHVQVNLGLPEHISALADSDVLVVAPLTQRALMRQLLSRSPYDFDDARLSLKTPSIQDKLLRYLSGQWTQQYLAADRYLSSIGAWRGFLSFPSPWGRNRLVVVATGSNDEQLGQIDSDLNSKRINAAIRGDMAVITSDGNVKSFSVSPQYPSGQMPWYLMVIWYANQHVVLLSLLAVLISVLIGLPLYRLLSRHAQQRLSRSNQNNTPDRPV
- the bcsA gene encoding UDP-forming cellulose synthase catalytic subunit; this translates as MNKFLFSLLLLLLSPLILVIIITPMNSDKQFFFGLISIVAVVLLGRTRSRKTTIMIMVMCFLMSARYLYWRATETLHFNSMIETVLGIGLFLAELYAWVMMLFSYVQTSWPLQRTIEPLPADTSLWPTVDVYIPTYNESLSVVRDTVLAAQCIDYPRDKIKVYLLDDGKRSEFAVFAADAGVGYITRNDNKHAKAGNLNHAMTLTQGELICIFDCDHVATRAFLQATVGAFLADPKLALIQTPHYFYSPDPFERNLSVARHIPGENDLFYGPIQQGNDNWDATSFSGSCAVIRRSALEEIGGFAVETVTEDAHTSLKLQRRGWHAAFLAIPLAAGLATERLALHIIQRTRWARGMTQIFRVDNPLLGRGLKWQQRICYLNSMLYFQYGLPRLVFVTAPLAYLLFNQNIIASSASMIFAYVLPHLALSIYANSRINGRHRYSFWGEIYDTVIMFHIIIPTLVTLFSPKRGKFNVTDKGRLLEEGYFDFNIVRPHIIVTILLILGIIWGSARTLMDHYIGMNPQVIFLNVFWASFNVLILLAAIAVARETRQVRQTIRLDVEIPAIIHFASGISLRTRTLNLSMGGVQLVTPDERYKTDTIEEVELLLQSGAVCIPVQVIDATDEILRLEFEDMPLSKRRELVRVVLTRADAWLNPPYPQDNPLKSLLGIIRCVLELFWYAIRGNKHPKAPSSPAEKSDVQGDAA
- a CDS encoding tetratricopeptide repeat protein, whose protein sequence is MMKAKQKMRWKTRYLMMAGMIMLPVMTVAAQNSPAIKALLDQAAYWHEKTHSDLANEALHKVLEVEPNNVDALYLLALYAQQNNDSAAAQSWRQKLAALSPGDSRLDDLDKARALTSIPPRNWPEPDNWRSRAISPALSIAIALCLKGISRLIVWRSNIIRRWPVFPLRALRPSAVCSAGWPRIPTTDRPSSRWRVF
- the bcsD gene encoding cellulose biosynthesis protein BcsD, whose product is MQAYDPVAQQLEYYQYRQQKPGWQDLLQVVFSGIFADADEADACAFLRLTGKHFARRYPLAASLTLGELEDRINQRLAEFDWGFVRLEPAEQALTLLHQAWPALLPSEQQQNEEQSWRRAFTCVLEGVYSEWLLSQGGHPHVAVRWQSDNVSGHTLVFLYKGGL